One window of the Nitrospira sp. genome contains the following:
- a CDS encoding zf-HC2 domain-containing protein, translating to MAKRTTTRSVQRKPARPHRHGKGRCVAILKKLSAYIDDELPGTLCEELRKHLGACPNCEEFVASLRQTVALCQHQPAPVLSHTERARMRNDILRAARPR from the coding sequence ATGGCCAAGCGGACGACGACCCGATCCGTGCAGCGAAAGCCCGCCCGTCCCCATCGTCATGGGAAAGGACGTTGCGTGGCCATCTTAAAAAAACTGTCCGCCTACATCGACGATGAATTGCCCGGCACGCTGTGCGAGGAGTTGCGCAAGCACCTCGGCGCCTGCCCCAACTGCGAAGAGTTCGTCGCCTCGCTCCGACAAACTGTCGCCCTCTGTCAACACCAACCGGCACCGGTCCTCTCGCACACCGAACGAGCCCGCATGCGAAACGACATTCTCCGAGCCGCGCGCCCGCGCTAA
- the holA gene encoding DNA polymerase III subunit delta — protein MGTALSSLQLHAALRQQPPAPVYLVVGDEDLLRDEAVATLKAALLGEGGDFNFDVFYGDEAAGTDILTCALEVPVFAECRVVLVKGAEKISAREAEVLLPYLAAPVQATAVIFVSAKLDGRLKFSQALARAAVTVDCSPLRDMHLGPWINRDAQRLGLRLDEKAVEVLKETSGGSLYAVRRELEKLASYITTDRLATAADVYQLRGVEPGASVFDLTLAIAEGQRGRVLSILARNLEAGEAPLRILGSLAWQYRRIWKMKELLREGGREGEAARTLRMDPMQVKTFLGRLSDGHVRDALRWFWEADSQLKGGSSGQPKMTMERVLLRLCQSVAQAHATAPHRPPAPAGRGSARVVSNVRTITSGNRTGR, from the coding sequence ATGGGAACCGCACTCAGTTCATTGCAACTCCACGCCGCCTTGCGGCAGCAACCTCCTGCGCCCGTGTATCTCGTGGTGGGGGATGAGGATCTCCTGCGCGATGAGGCCGTGGCCACACTCAAGGCCGCGTTGCTCGGAGAAGGCGGGGATTTTAATTTTGATGTGTTCTATGGCGACGAGGCGGCCGGGACCGACATCCTGACCTGTGCGTTGGAAGTGCCGGTGTTTGCTGAATGCCGGGTGGTCCTGGTGAAAGGCGCTGAAAAAATCTCTGCCCGTGAGGCCGAAGTGCTGCTGCCGTACCTCGCCGCTCCGGTGCAGGCGACCGCGGTGATTTTTGTCAGCGCTAAGCTGGACGGGCGGCTGAAGTTTTCCCAGGCGCTCGCCCGCGCCGCCGTGACGGTCGACTGTTCACCGTTACGGGATATGCACTTAGGGCCGTGGATAAATCGGGATGCGCAACGGCTTGGATTGCGGTTGGACGAGAAGGCCGTGGAGGTGCTCAAGGAGACGTCCGGCGGATCGTTGTACGCCGTCCGGCGTGAACTCGAAAAGCTCGCGTCCTATATCACGACCGACCGCTTGGCGACCGCCGCCGATGTCTATCAGCTGCGGGGAGTTGAACCTGGTGCGTCGGTGTTTGATTTGACACTGGCGATTGCGGAGGGCCAACGTGGGCGAGTGCTGTCGATTCTTGCCAGAAATCTTGAGGCTGGCGAGGCGCCGTTGCGCATTCTCGGTTCCTTGGCCTGGCAGTATCGCCGGATTTGGAAAATGAAGGAGCTGCTTCGTGAGGGGGGGCGTGAGGGGGAGGCCGCGAGGACCTTGCGCATGGATCCGATGCAGGTCAAGACGTTCCTGGGCCGTCTGTCAGATGGGCACGTGCGGGATGCGCTGCGATGGTTTTGGGAAGCCGACAGCCAGCTCAAGGGAGGCAGTAGTGGCCAGCCCAAGATGACCATGGAGCGGGTACTGTTGCGGCTCTGTCAGTCTGTCGCGCAGGCGCACGCAACCGCCCCCCACCGACCACCGGCCCCGGCAGGGCGGGGCTCGGCGCGAGTGGTTTCGAATGTCAGAACGATTACGAGCGGGAACCGGACAGGCCGTTGA
- a CDS encoding OmpW family outer membrane protein — translation MNTHHQGKGADVSRWFMIGTCVLMILSASAGHAETYIAGQVGFTLAQDTTRGRVNDPTYSGFPTGTSISNVGLNNSIMYGMKVGHYFGSVPWLGVELEGFVTTPHRPQQRLTLGVPGSGNVTLEEGGATNRFIVVSPVLLARYQAGAFEPYVGVGPGLFMLHQKQLTSAASGTAYSQSYTGIGLNTQVGLRYRLTDHVSMFGEWKFNYARLNLPGQADVNHFGINAIATLHHFVFGVAYHF, via the coding sequence ATGAACACGCATCATCAGGGGAAGGGAGCAGACGTGTCCCGTTGGTTCATGATCGGAACATGTGTGTTGATGATTCTGTCCGCATCCGCCGGTCATGCAGAGACCTATATTGCCGGGCAGGTCGGCTTTACTCTGGCCCAGGATACCACTCGCGGCCGGGTGAATGACCCCACGTATTCCGGCTTCCCGACCGGGACGTCGATCTCCAATGTCGGTTTAAACAACTCAATCATGTATGGCATGAAAGTAGGGCACTATTTCGGGTCAGTCCCGTGGCTCGGCGTGGAACTCGAAGGGTTTGTCACGACACCTCATCGCCCTCAGCAACGATTGACCCTTGGGGTCCCAGGAAGCGGCAATGTCACCCTGGAGGAGGGAGGCGCGACGAACCGATTTATTGTGGTGTCGCCTGTTCTGTTGGCGCGCTACCAAGCCGGGGCCTTCGAGCCTTATGTCGGTGTGGGGCCTGGTCTATTTATGCTGCATCAGAAACAGCTGACGTCGGCGGCGAGCGGAACGGCCTATTCTCAGTCCTACACAGGGATCGGTCTCAATACACAGGTTGGACTGCGTTATCGATTGACCGACCATGTCTCAATGTTCGGAGAATGGAAATTCAACTACGCACGTCTGAACCTTCCCGGCCAGGCCGACGTCAACCATTTCGGCATCAATGCGATTGCGACACTCCATCATTTTGTGTTCGGTGTTGCGTATCACTTCTAG
- a CDS encoding HAD-IA family hydrolase, whose amino-acid sequence MRQLGINWAEIDDVLLDMDGTLLDRHFDNFFFEEELPRRYAALQGLPFEESRDRLMAMYRSVEGELAWTDLHYWTERVGIDVVAMHRELDYMIGFLPGAESFLTEVRRRGKRITILTNAHASGVKVKTAKTGLDRYVDRIVDAFEVGYLKMRQEYWPTCQRLVGFDPARALFVDDDEACLHAAQRFGLTQIIHSAKSSSQLPAEASSTFTSIEQMTALLNGHPFPTGR is encoded by the coding sequence ATGAGGCAATTAGGCATCAATTGGGCTGAAATCGACGACGTCCTGCTCGATATGGACGGCACGTTGCTGGACAGGCATTTCGACAACTTCTTTTTCGAAGAGGAGTTGCCTCGCCGCTACGCGGCCCTGCAGGGCCTCCCGTTCGAAGAGTCGCGCGATCGCTTGATGGCGATGTATCGATCGGTGGAAGGGGAATTGGCCTGGACCGATCTCCATTATTGGACCGAACGGGTGGGGATCGATGTGGTCGCGATGCACAGGGAACTGGACTATATGATCGGGTTTCTTCCCGGCGCGGAGTCCTTCCTCACGGAGGTTCGTCGTCGTGGAAAGCGGATCACGATCCTCACCAACGCGCATGCCTCAGGCGTCAAGGTCAAGACAGCCAAGACCGGCCTGGATCGCTATGTGGATCGGATCGTCGACGCGTTTGAGGTGGGCTATCTTAAGATGCGCCAGGAATATTGGCCGACCTGCCAGCGGCTGGTCGGGTTCGATCCGGCGCGCGCGTTGTTTGTGGACGATGATGAGGCCTGCCTTCATGCGGCGCAACGGTTCGGCCTGACTCAGATTATCCACAGCGCTAAGTCCAGCTCTCAACTCCCTGCCGAGGCGTCGAGCACGTTCACCTCAATTGAGCAGATGACGGCGCTGCTCAACGGCCATCCGTTTCCGACAGGGCGCTGA
- the der gene encoding ribosome biogenesis GTPase Der: protein MKKMRDSPTKTKTLPFSSAAPMPLVAIIGRPNVGKSTLFNKILGVKTAIVDDVPGVTRDRNYADATYRDRKFRLVDTGGLDLSSSDGMLTLIRRQSELAIAEADILMFILDGRAGLTPPDHEVVKLLRGVTKPIFYVINKIDTPKAEPLIADFYQLGKAEFHAVSAEHGIGVSELLDELYPLLPPPDESTEVTQLPRIALVGRPNVGKSTLTNAVLGEERVVVSDMPGTTRDPIDSLVVHDDQRYIFTDTAGIRRRGRIEPGLEGYSVMRSLRAIGRSDVAVLLLDAVEGVTEQDTKIAGAVLKQGRACMLLVNKWDLRANDAEARQEYERELHRRFPFLTWAPVLFGSAAQPDSLHQLFPNINSVYASFNKRVPTGALNQWLQKILESHPLPVRKGKPTKTSKAAFITQVATKPPSFALFCGHPQDVGPAYIGFLEHQLRDAYGFSGTPIRILVRKK from the coding sequence ATGAAAAAGATGCGCGATTCTCCGACGAAGACCAAAACCCTGCCGTTCAGCTCCGCTGCCCCGATGCCGCTGGTCGCCATCATCGGCCGGCCAAACGTGGGAAAGTCGACATTGTTCAACAAGATCCTCGGCGTCAAGACCGCCATCGTGGATGACGTCCCCGGTGTTACCCGCGACCGCAACTACGCGGACGCGACCTATCGCGACCGAAAGTTCCGGCTGGTCGATACCGGCGGACTCGATCTCTCCTCCTCCGACGGCATGTTGACCTTGATTCGCCGGCAATCCGAACTGGCCATCGCCGAAGCCGACATTCTCATGTTCATCCTGGATGGCCGGGCGGGGTTGACGCCTCCGGACCACGAAGTCGTGAAGCTCCTGCGTGGCGTGACCAAGCCCATCTTTTACGTGATCAACAAGATTGATACGCCGAAAGCCGAGCCGCTCATTGCCGATTTTTATCAGTTGGGAAAGGCCGAGTTCCACGCAGTCTCCGCCGAACACGGCATCGGAGTGTCCGAATTACTGGACGAACTCTACCCGCTGCTCCCCCCGCCGGATGAGAGCACTGAAGTCACGCAACTCCCGCGGATCGCCCTTGTCGGCCGCCCGAATGTGGGCAAGTCGACATTGACCAACGCCGTCCTGGGTGAGGAACGTGTCGTCGTCAGCGATATGCCCGGCACCACACGCGACCCGATCGATTCGCTCGTCGTACACGACGACCAGCGCTATATTTTTACGGATACGGCCGGGATCCGCCGGCGCGGCCGCATCGAACCGGGGCTCGAAGGATATAGCGTCATGCGCTCGTTGAGAGCCATCGGCCGCTCCGATGTCGCCGTCCTGCTGCTCGACGCGGTGGAAGGCGTGACGGAACAGGACACGAAAATCGCCGGAGCAGTGCTCAAGCAAGGACGCGCCTGCATGCTGCTCGTGAACAAGTGGGACCTCCGCGCCAATGATGCCGAAGCCCGCCAGGAATATGAGCGTGAACTCCATCGGCGCTTCCCATTCCTGACCTGGGCTCCGGTCTTATTCGGGTCCGCCGCTCAGCCCGATTCCCTGCATCAGCTGTTCCCCAATATCAACAGCGTGTATGCGTCGTTCAATAAGCGTGTGCCGACCGGGGCGCTCAACCAATGGCTCCAAAAAATCCTGGAGTCTCATCCGCTCCCGGTTCGGAAGGGCAAACCGACGAAAACGTCGAAGGCCGCCTTCATCACCCAAGTGGCGACGAAGCCGCCCTCCTTTGCCTTGTTTTGCGGGCATCCACAAGACGTGGGCCCGGCCTATATAGGATTTCTGGAACACCAACTCCGCGATGCCTACGGGTTTTCCGGCACACCGATTCGTATTCTCGTCCGTAAGAAATAA
- the rpsT gene encoding 30S ribosomal protein S20, whose product MPVIHKSTLRSARQAERRRDRNKATLSAVKTLVKKVQSAVADKKTDDAKTALRAATSALSKAVTKGALKPNTASRRISRLTQHVNGLSGSRS is encoded by the coding sequence ATGCCTGTAATCCACAAGTCCACCCTTCGCAGTGCCCGTCAGGCCGAACGCCGCCGCGATCGGAACAAAGCCACGTTGAGTGCGGTCAAAACTCTGGTCAAGAAAGTCCAGTCGGCCGTGGCCGACAAGAAGACGGATGACGCTAAGACTGCCTTGCGCGCGGCCACCTCGGCCCTCAGCAAAGCCGTGACCAAGGGCGCCCTGAAGCCCAACACCGCGTCCCGCCGTATCTCCCGCTTGACCCAACACGTCAACGGCCTGTCCGGTTCCCGCTCGTAA
- the pyrF gene encoding orotidine-5'-phosphate decarboxylase, translating to MAKIIARDRLIFALDVPSVVEAERLLDRLQGHISFVKVGLELYTAAGPDMIKRVLDRKMRVFLDLKFLDIEETVRRATAKVAAMGVDFLTIHANRKALAAAVQGREGSALKLLAVTVLTNFDSHDLRDMGIQRSVQDLVTARALLASEVGCDGVVASGEEPAAIRQKVGPRFLIVTPGVRPAGKGVDDHARATTPTQTIAAGADYLVIGRPIRDAADPVATVTEIVNEMQAAFDARP from the coding sequence ATGGCAAAGATCATTGCGCGTGACCGGTTGATATTCGCTCTCGACGTTCCGTCGGTCGTCGAAGCCGAGCGCCTTCTGGATCGGCTCCAAGGGCATATCTCCTTCGTGAAGGTCGGACTAGAGCTCTATACCGCCGCCGGTCCGGACATGATCAAGCGGGTGCTCGATCGAAAAATGCGGGTGTTTCTCGACCTGAAGTTTCTCGATATCGAAGAAACCGTTCGCCGGGCGACTGCCAAGGTTGCAGCCATGGGCGTCGACTTTCTCACGATCCATGCGAATCGCAAGGCCCTGGCGGCGGCGGTGCAGGGGCGTGAAGGGTCAGCCTTGAAATTGTTGGCGGTCACCGTCCTGACGAATTTCGACAGCCACGATCTCCGCGATATGGGGATTCAGCGAAGTGTGCAGGATCTTGTGACCGCGCGCGCTCTCCTGGCGTCAGAAGTCGGCTGCGACGGGGTCGTCGCGTCGGGAGAAGAGCCAGCGGCCATCCGGCAGAAGGTCGGGCCCCGGTTTCTGATTGTCACGCCCGGGGTGCGCCCTGCAGGAAAGGGAGTGGACGACCATGCGCGGGCGACGACGCCCACCCAGACGATCGCAGCGGGAGCCGACTATCTCGTCATCGGCCGGCCGATTCGGGACGCCGCGGATCCGGTAGCGACGGTGACTGAGATCGTGAACGAGATGCAAGCGGCGTTCGATGCTCGCCCATAG
- the leuS gene encoding leucine--tRNA ligase: MAKGYDHHALEVKWQAYWEEHRPFRALQDTAKPKFYCLDMFPYPSGSGLHVGHLEGYTATDIVSRTKRMRGFNVLHPMGWDAFGLPAEQYAVKTGVHPAQTTAQNIATFKRQMKRVGLSYDWERELSTTDPDYYRWTQWIFLQLYKRGLAYVAEVPVNWCPALGTVLANEEIVDGKSEVGGFDVIRKPMRQWVLKITAYADRLLEDLKLVEWPASTLEMQKNWIGRSIGAEVDFALADTRGTVRVFTTRPDTLFGATYMVLAPEHPLVDIVTSVAQKAAVVAYRDAAARKSDLQRQELDKEKTGVFTGGYAINPVNGERLPVWLADYVLMSYGTGAIMAVPAHDERDWTFAKTYQLPIREVIQGGQVQEAAFVATDRGTVVNSVMRDGSLSLNGMKPAEAIPAITAWLEQKGKGKKAINYKLRDWLFARQRYWGEPFPIVWVEGESHPLPEEQLPLILPETHNFKPSGSGESPLANLEEWLVTTDPATGKPARRETNTMPQWAGSCWYYLRFADPKNAKQLVDPAMERYWLPVDLYVGGSEHAVLHLLYSRFWHKVLFDIGVVSTPEPFKKLVHQGIVLGEDNQKMSKSRGNVVNPDDMMDQFGADAVRLYEMFMGPLEAMKPWSTRGVEGVTRFLERAWRLIVTEEGGLSASVVSASPSLEQQRLLHQTIKKVSEDIDELRFNTAIAQMMVFTNEMTKAEQRPRALLEPFVLLLSPFAPHVAEELWAILGHAPSVSQQPWPQFDPALTVSDRLTIPVQVNGKLRGKIEVAADTARDVVERAAREIVAEWLQGGEPKKVIYVEKKLVNFVV; the protein is encoded by the coding sequence ATGGCAAAAGGGTACGATCATCACGCGCTGGAAGTGAAGTGGCAGGCCTATTGGGAAGAACATCGCCCCTTCCGCGCCTTGCAGGATACCGCTAAGCCGAAGTTTTATTGCCTCGATATGTTCCCCTATCCGTCCGGGTCCGGGCTCCATGTCGGGCATCTGGAAGGTTATACCGCCACGGATATTGTCTCCCGGACCAAGCGCATGCGGGGCTTCAATGTCCTCCATCCGATGGGCTGGGATGCGTTCGGCCTGCCGGCCGAGCAATATGCGGTCAAGACCGGTGTGCATCCCGCCCAAACCACGGCGCAAAACATCGCGACATTCAAACGGCAGATGAAGCGGGTGGGATTGTCCTACGATTGGGAGCGGGAACTCAGCACCACCGATCCCGATTACTATCGCTGGACGCAGTGGATCTTTCTCCAACTCTATAAACGCGGGCTGGCGTATGTCGCCGAGGTTCCGGTCAATTGGTGCCCGGCGCTCGGGACGGTGCTGGCGAACGAAGAAATCGTCGACGGCAAGAGCGAGGTCGGCGGGTTCGATGTCATTCGCAAGCCCATGCGCCAGTGGGTGTTAAAGATTACCGCCTATGCCGACCGGCTGCTCGAAGACTTGAAGCTGGTGGAGTGGCCTGCCAGTACGCTGGAGATGCAAAAGAATTGGATCGGCCGGTCGATCGGTGCGGAAGTGGATTTTGCTCTGGCCGATACCCGGGGCACCGTCCGGGTGTTTACCACCAGGCCCGACACGCTCTTTGGCGCGACATACATGGTATTGGCGCCCGAGCACCCGCTGGTGGATATCGTGACCAGCGTCGCTCAAAAAGCCGCCGTCGTGGCCTATCGCGATGCGGCCGCCAGAAAGAGCGATCTGCAGCGACAGGAACTGGATAAGGAAAAGACCGGCGTGTTCACGGGCGGCTACGCGATCAACCCGGTGAACGGCGAGCGGCTGCCGGTGTGGCTGGCGGACTACGTCCTCATGAGCTACGGCACCGGCGCGATCATGGCGGTTCCGGCGCACGACGAGCGGGACTGGACGTTTGCCAAGACCTATCAGTTGCCGATTCGAGAAGTGATTCAGGGGGGGCAGGTTCAAGAGGCGGCATTCGTCGCGACCGATCGCGGCACGGTCGTGAACTCGGTCATGCGGGACGGGTCCTTGTCTCTGAATGGGATGAAACCGGCTGAGGCGATTCCGGCGATCACGGCCTGGCTCGAGCAGAAGGGCAAGGGAAAGAAGGCGATCAACTATAAGCTGCGCGACTGGCTTTTTGCCCGGCAGCGCTACTGGGGGGAGCCGTTCCCGATTGTGTGGGTCGAGGGCGAGTCACACCCGCTGCCCGAGGAACAGCTTCCGTTGATCTTGCCGGAGACCCACAACTTTAAGCCATCCGGCAGTGGAGAAAGTCCGCTGGCGAATTTGGAAGAATGGCTGGTGACCACCGATCCTGCGACAGGGAAGCCGGCCCGGCGCGAAACGAATACGATGCCGCAGTGGGCCGGTTCCTGCTGGTACTATCTCCGCTTCGCCGATCCAAAGAACGCGAAGCAGCTGGTGGACCCGGCGATGGAGCGGTATTGGCTGCCGGTCGATCTCTACGTCGGAGGCAGCGAACATGCCGTGCTGCATCTGCTCTATTCCCGCTTCTGGCACAAGGTACTGTTCGATATCGGGGTGGTGAGCACACCGGAACCGTTTAAGAAGCTGGTGCATCAAGGTATCGTACTGGGCGAGGACAATCAGAAGATGTCCAAGTCGCGCGGGAACGTGGTGAATCCCGACGATATGATGGATCAGTTCGGCGCCGATGCGGTGCGGCTCTATGAAATGTTTATGGGGCCGCTGGAGGCGATGAAGCCCTGGAGTACGCGCGGGGTTGAAGGGGTGACCCGTTTTTTAGAGCGGGCATGGCGATTGATCGTCACAGAAGAGGGCGGGCTGTCTGCGTCTGTGGTGTCGGCATCGCCCAGTCTTGAGCAACAACGGCTGTTGCATCAGACCATCAAGAAGGTCTCGGAGGATATCGACGAACTCCGTTTCAACACCGCCATTGCTCAAATGATGGTGTTCACCAATGAAATGACCAAGGCCGAACAGCGCCCACGGGCCCTGCTCGAGCCGTTCGTCTTGCTGCTCTCGCCCTTTGCGCCGCATGTGGCGGAGGAGCTCTGGGCTATTCTCGGTCATGCGCCGAGCGTGTCTCAGCAACCCTGGCCGCAGTTTGACCCGGCGTTGACGGTCAGTGACCGGCTCACCATCCCGGTCCAGGTGAACGGCAAGCTTCGCGGCAAGATCGAGGTGGCGGCGGATACCGCGCGTGACGTGGTGGAGCGCGCCGCACGTGAGATTGTGGCGGAGTGGCTGCAAGGCGGTGAGCCGAAGAAAGTGATCTATGTCGAGAAGAAACTCGTGAATTTCGTGGTGTGA
- a CDS encoding LptE family protein, with the protein MNCKLREIPELCCAQTHYAAASDWGRGRFVGRMFRAIPGCLALVLLAGCGYQFRVEGAGPTIGGAPARVSDQPTPRLVIRTLENKSFEPNLETRYTNYLRREFSSGSGTQVVPDSEAADLVLTGQILSVSVPTLSFSLTPTPGNQAGSATTLESRAEVTVVVKIEETRTKKLVWTQVAKGSSEFYITPDLQFNRVLQTRALEQAGRFAAEDLASRFLLHLESGGGDKPAGEASTTVPAAK; encoded by the coding sequence GTGAATTGTAAGCTGCGGGAAATACCGGAGCTGTGCTGTGCGCAGACTCATTATGCGGCTGCATCTGATTGGGGCAGGGGCCGTTTTGTCGGGCGCATGTTTCGCGCAATTCCCGGGTGTCTCGCGCTGGTGTTGTTGGCCGGTTGCGGCTATCAGTTCCGTGTAGAGGGAGCCGGGCCGACGATCGGCGGAGCGCCTGCACGGGTCTCGGATCAACCGACCCCGAGATTGGTCATTCGCACGCTGGAGAATAAGAGTTTCGAGCCGAATCTGGAGACCCGCTACACGAACTATCTGCGGCGGGAATTCTCGTCCGGCAGCGGGACCCAGGTCGTTCCGGACAGCGAGGCGGCGGATCTCGTTCTGACCGGACAGATCTTGTCGGTCAGCGTGCCGACCTTAAGCTTCAGTCTGACGCCGACGCCTGGGAATCAGGCGGGATCGGCCACGACGTTGGAGAGCCGGGCAGAAGTGACGGTCGTGGTGAAAATCGAAGAAACGCGGACGAAGAAGCTGGTCTGGACGCAGGTCGCCAAGGGCTCATCAGAGTTCTATATCACCCCCGATCTGCAATTTAACCGTGTCTTGCAAACCCGCGCATTGGAGCAGGCCGGCCGGTTCGCGGCAGAAGATCTTGCGTCACGGTTTCTCCTGCACCTGGAATCTGGCGGGGGGGACAAGCCTGCGGGGGAGGCTTCCACCACGGTGCCAGCCGCCAAGTAG
- a CDS encoding class I SAM-dependent methyltransferase has protein sequence MGLYAKHIFPRLMDRVMRGKEFQRLRKDLLKSAEGEVLEIGLGTGLNLAYYPPRVLRLHAVDPAPLLPDRVAKRRAAVHFPVEITHLSAERLPYDNHSFDCAVSTWTLCTIPDPVRALQEVRRVLKPTGRFLFLEHGRSDETTIATWQDRLNPIQNVIGCGCNLNRRIDRLISEAGLHIVQLDRFVMEGVPRIGGELYRGVATPNRINVSALSETDGR, from the coding sequence ATGGGACTCTACGCGAAACACATCTTCCCCCGCCTCATGGATCGAGTCATGAGGGGAAAAGAATTCCAGCGATTACGGAAGGATTTGCTCAAAAGCGCCGAAGGCGAAGTCCTTGAAATCGGGCTAGGCACCGGGCTTAATCTGGCGTATTACCCGCCACGCGTCTTACGCCTCCATGCCGTCGATCCGGCCCCGCTGCTCCCGGATCGCGTAGCGAAACGACGTGCGGCCGTGCACTTTCCTGTTGAAATCACACACCTTAGTGCGGAACGGCTCCCCTATGACAACCACTCCTTCGATTGCGCGGTCAGCACCTGGACCCTCTGCACCATCCCTGACCCAGTACGGGCCTTACAAGAAGTACGGCGCGTGCTGAAGCCAACGGGACGATTCCTGTTTCTCGAGCATGGCCGGAGCGACGAGACCACCATCGCGACGTGGCAGGATCGACTGAACCCGATTCAGAACGTGATCGGCTGTGGCTGCAACCTGAACCGGCGGATCGATCGGCTCATCAGCGAGGCGGGGCTACACATCGTGCAACTCGATCGCTTCGTGATGGAGGGAGTGCCACGGATCGGGGGAGAACTGTACCGCGGAGTCGCCACGCCAAACCGGATAAACGTCAGCGCCCTGTCGGAAACGGATGGCCGTTGA
- a CDS encoding RNA polymerase sigma factor, with protein sequence MKNPAPAKKPAPASRNEARTAASFDTLYRDHVDQMYRFATRLCGEPEAAKDLVQETFLNAYRGYQTFRGDAQVSTWLYAIAARACSRMRRKRKGAPDRELSLEEFIPTSEGEFRLQIPVDGLSPEEALQNKELRQALDRAIAKLPKHYRMVLVLRDMEGLSAKEVGSIVALNERAVKSRLHRARLFVRRELSAQGIATSEPSHNGHPFKQGGR encoded by the coding sequence ATGAAAAATCCAGCGCCCGCCAAGAAACCCGCACCGGCCTCACGCAATGAGGCGCGTACCGCGGCGAGCTTTGATACGTTGTATCGAGACCATGTCGATCAGATGTACCGCTTCGCGACCAGACTCTGCGGGGAACCCGAAGCGGCGAAGGATCTGGTCCAGGAAACGTTTCTCAATGCCTATCGAGGCTATCAGACATTCCGCGGAGACGCGCAGGTCTCGACCTGGCTCTATGCCATTGCGGCGCGGGCCTGCTCACGCATGCGGCGCAAACGGAAAGGCGCGCCTGACCGGGAGCTGTCGCTGGAAGAATTTATCCCGACCTCGGAGGGGGAGTTTCGCCTGCAGATTCCGGTGGACGGACTCAGCCCGGAAGAGGCGCTGCAAAATAAAGAACTTCGCCAGGCGCTCGATCGGGCGATTGCCAAGCTGCCCAAACACTATCGCATGGTCCTGGTCCTGCGGGACATGGAAGGGTTGAGCGCCAAAGAAGTGGGCAGCATCGTCGCGCTCAATGAGCGCGCCGTGAAATCCCGGCTGCATCGGGCCCGCTTGTTTGTCCGGCGCGAGCTCAGCGCTCAGGGAATTGCCACTTCCGAACCATCGCACAACGGCCACCCGTTCAAGCAAGGAGGACGCTAG